One genomic segment of Streptomyces sp. TLI_146 includes these proteins:
- a CDS encoding MFS transporter, whose amino-acid sequence METITESPVGSGSWSPARGRAAVLAVAATTFAVVTTEMLPVGLLSPLGDALGVSEGRAGLAVTLPGVVAALTAPLLPVLAGRADRRTLLVALVLLLAAADLASALAPGFGVLLAARLLVGVCIGGVWAVAAGLAPRLVRAEAVARSTAVIFSGIAVASVVGVPAGALMGELAGWRWGFAAVGVLALVVAGLLAALLPPLPPDRAARRSRALDLLRVPSVRTGLALVLLLVTGHFAAYTYVRPVLERVDGIGAGAVSGLLLLYGVAGVAGNFLAGAVRGPRRVLLVISGLLALTLAGLVVSSRSAYVSVALLALWGLAYGGVSVTTQTWLLQAAPKAPEAASALFTAVFNAAIALGAAVGGGVVDGVGVVGVLVVGAGLGAAAIGVCARPQG is encoded by the coding sequence ATGGAAACGATCACTGAAAGCCCCGTGGGGAGCGGTAGTTGGAGTCCGGCGCGCGGCCGGGCGGCCGTGCTCGCGGTCGCGGCCACCACGTTCGCCGTGGTCACCACCGAGATGCTGCCGGTCGGCCTGCTGAGCCCGCTCGGGGACGCGCTGGGGGTGAGCGAGGGCAGGGCGGGGCTCGCCGTGACCCTGCCGGGCGTGGTGGCGGCCCTGACGGCCCCGCTCCTGCCGGTCCTGGCGGGCCGCGCCGACCGCCGTACGCTCCTGGTCGCCCTCGTCCTCCTGCTCGCGGCGGCCGACCTGGCCTCGGCGCTGGCCCCCGGCTTCGGGGTGCTGCTGGCGGCGCGGCTGCTGGTCGGGGTGTGCATAGGCGGGGTCTGGGCGGTGGCGGCGGGCCTGGCGCCCCGGCTGGTCCGCGCGGAAGCGGTGGCCCGTTCCACGGCGGTGATCTTCAGCGGGATAGCGGTGGCGTCGGTGGTGGGCGTCCCCGCGGGCGCGCTCATGGGTGAACTGGCGGGCTGGCGCTGGGGTTTCGCGGCGGTGGGGGTGCTGGCGCTGGTGGTGGCGGGCCTGCTGGCGGCCCTGCTGCCGCCGCTGCCGCCGGATCGGGCGGCGCGCCGGTCCCGGGCGCTCGACCTGCTCCGGGTGCCGTCCGTCCGGACGGGCCTGGCGCTGGTCCTGCTGCTGGTGACGGGTCACTTCGCGGCGTACACGTACGTACGCCCGGTGCTTGAGCGGGTCGACGGGATCGGGGCGGGGGCCGTGAGCGGGCTGCTGCTGCTCTACGGGGTGGCGGGGGTGGCGGGCAACTTCCTCGCGGGCGCGGTGCGTGGTCCGCGCCGGGTGCTGCTCGTGATCTCGGGACTGCTGGCGCTGACGCTGGCCGGGCTGGTGGTGTCGTCCCGGAGCGCCTACGTGTCCGTGGCCCTCCTGGCCCTGTGGGGCCTGGCGTACGGCGGCGTCTCGGTCACCACCCAGACCTGGCTCCTCCAAGCGGCCCCCAAGGCCCCGGAGGCGGCCTCTGCCCTGTTCACGGCGGTGTTCAACGCGGCGATCGCGTTGGGGGCGGCGGTGGGCGGGGGCGTGGTGGACGGGGTGGGGGTGGTGGGGGTGCTTGTGGTGGGGGCGGGGTTGGGGGCGGCGGCGATCGGGGTGTGCGCGCGGCCCCAGGGCTGA
- a CDS encoding serine hydrolase, which translates to MSVRTGRRVGTTVFAGVVAAGITATVCAAGPAAAREAAPVPHRATQQAMDAAVRDGVPGVVGIAQQDGRAWSGDSGVADLRTGRERQAEDRYRVGSITKTFVATVVLQLEAEGRLSLDDTVEHWLPGVVRGNGHDGTKITLRRLLNHTSGIYNYTQDPAFGQRIFTTEFLQHRYDTYTSRQLVDIAMRHAPEFEPGTSWRYSNTNFVLAGMVIEKATGHSYATEIERRVLRPLHLRSTTLPGTDSRMPRPSGRAYSKLSTEPVGRTYDVTALNPSMAGSAGEMVSDSADLNRFYRALLAGELLPSRQLKEMKTAVPMSADTPDAGYGLGLQVNKLPCGTEVWGHGGGIHGSSSMAVTTGDGRHSLAFNFNGDWSGDADAVVLAEFCGTTPAAKAVKPVKPVALVK; encoded by the coding sequence ATGTCGGTACGTACGGGCAGGAGAGTCGGGACCACCGTCTTCGCCGGGGTGGTGGCCGCGGGGATCACCGCGACCGTGTGCGCGGCGGGCCCGGCCGCCGCGCGGGAGGCGGCGCCGGTCCCGCACCGGGCCACCCAGCAGGCGATGGACGCGGCCGTGCGCGACGGCGTGCCCGGCGTCGTCGGGATCGCTCAGCAGGACGGGCGCGCCTGGAGCGGGGACTCCGGCGTCGCCGATCTGCGCACCGGCCGCGAGCGGCAGGCCGAGGACCGCTACCGGGTCGGGTCCATCACCAAGACGTTCGTGGCCACCGTCGTCCTCCAGCTCGAAGCCGAGGGCAGGCTGAGCCTGGACGACACCGTCGAGCACTGGCTGCCGGGCGTGGTGCGGGGCAACGGCCACGACGGCACGAAGATCACCTTGCGCCGGCTCCTCAACCACACCAGCGGCATCTACAACTACACCCAGGACCCGGCCTTCGGGCAGCGGATCTTCACTACGGAGTTCCTCCAGCACCGCTATGACACCTACACGTCACGGCAGTTGGTGGACATCGCGATGCGGCACGCGCCGGAGTTCGAGCCGGGCACCTCCTGGCGCTACTCCAACACCAACTTCGTCCTGGCCGGAATGGTGATCGAGAAGGCCACCGGCCACTCCTACGCCACCGAGATCGAGCGCCGCGTCCTGCGCCCGCTGCACCTGCGCTCCACCACGCTCCCGGGCACCGACTCCCGGATGCCGCGGCCCAGCGGCCGCGCCTACTCCAAGCTGTCCACGGAGCCGGTCGGCAGGACGTACGACGTCACCGCGCTCAACCCGTCTATGGCGGGCTCGGCCGGTGAGATGGTGTCGGACTCGGCCGATCTGAACCGCTTCTACCGCGCCCTGCTGGCCGGCGAGCTGCTTCCCTCCCGCCAGCTCAAGGAGATGAAGACCGCCGTCCCGATGAGCGCCGACACCCCCGACGCCGGCTACGGGCTCGGTCTCCAGGTGAACAAGCTGCCCTGCGGCACGGAGGTCTGGGGCCACGGCGGCGGGATCCACGGCTCGTCGTCCATGGCGGTCACCACCGGGGACGGGCGCCATTCGCTGGCGTTCAACTTCAACGGCGACTGGTCGGGCGACGCCGACGCGGTCGTCCTCGCCGAGTTCTGCGGCACCACCCCGGCGGCCAAGGCGGTCAAGCCGGTCAAGCCCGTCGCGCTCGTCAAGTGA
- a CDS encoding M28 family metallopeptidase has product MRASRRSRAIAVLAAAPVLLAAASPAVAHSHSHKDPHKQAERLARKLVSQASGESAYRHLEQFQKIADANGGNRAAGTPGYDASAAYVYGQLKKAGYDVSYQDFDIYESKTLREKLTVVSPQPRELKTTAFQFSKASPAGGLTAQVKAARVDATPGCELDDYASDTFTGKIALVKRGSCTFLQKEAVAAKAGAAGIILYNHSGDAPVRGTVSDPANAHIPATGISLADGEALAAQVAKGEVTVTLDVATEAVAHKTRNVIAETKGGDPSNVVALGSHLDSVPAGPGINDNGSGSAGLLEVALKLAKETKQTKKHPRPTANKVRFAWWSGEELGLLGSEHYVKSLTEKQKQQIKLYLNFDMIGSPNPAELVYDGDDSDRTGAGAGPAGSAQIERLINGYLDKKRVPHWGTDFDGRSDYGPFIEQGIPAGGTFTGAEGLKTEEQAAKAGGTAKQPYDANYHAAGDTLKNIDRRYFDLNIDVIAHAVGTYAQDLSSLKG; this is encoded by the coding sequence GTGCGCGCATCCCGCCGCAGCCGGGCCATAGCGGTCCTGGCGGCAGCCCCCGTACTCCTGGCGGCCGCAAGCCCCGCCGTGGCCCACTCGCACAGCCACAAGGACCCGCACAAGCAGGCCGAGCGGCTCGCCAGGAAGCTCGTGTCGCAGGCGTCGGGGGAGAGTGCCTACCGCCACCTGGAGCAGTTCCAGAAGATCGCCGACGCCAACGGCGGCAACCGCGCCGCGGGCACCCCGGGCTACGACGCCTCGGCCGCGTACGTCTACGGCCAGCTCAAGAAGGCCGGGTACGACGTCTCGTACCAGGACTTCGACATCTACGAGTCCAAGACCCTGCGCGAGAAGCTCACCGTCGTCTCCCCCCAGCCGCGCGAGCTCAAGACCACCGCCTTCCAGTTCAGCAAGGCGAGCCCGGCCGGCGGCCTCACCGCCCAGGTCAAGGCGGCCCGCGTCGACGCCACCCCGGGCTGCGAGCTCGACGACTACGCGTCGGACACCTTCACCGGCAAGATCGCCCTGGTCAAGCGCGGCAGCTGCACCTTCCTGCAGAAGGAGGCCGTCGCGGCCAAGGCGGGCGCCGCCGGGATCATCCTCTACAACCACTCCGGCGACGCCCCTGTCCGCGGCACCGTCAGCGACCCCGCGAACGCGCACATCCCGGCCACCGGCATCTCGCTCGCCGACGGCGAGGCGCTGGCCGCGCAGGTCGCCAAGGGCGAGGTCACCGTCACCCTGGACGTGGCCACCGAGGCGGTCGCGCACAAGACCCGCAACGTGATCGCGGAGACCAAGGGCGGCGACCCGTCGAACGTCGTCGCGCTCGGCAGCCACCTCGACTCGGTCCCGGCCGGGCCCGGCATCAACGACAACGGCTCCGGCTCGGCCGGTCTGCTCGAAGTCGCCCTGAAGCTCGCCAAGGAAACCAAGCAGACCAAGAAGCACCCCAGGCCCACCGCCAACAAGGTGCGGTTCGCCTGGTGGTCGGGCGAGGAGCTGGGCCTGCTGGGCTCCGAGCACTACGTCAAGTCCCTGACGGAGAAGCAGAAGCAGCAGATCAAGCTGTACCTCAACTTCGACATGATCGGCTCGCCCAACCCGGCCGAGCTCGTCTACGACGGCGACGACTCCGACCGGACCGGCGCGGGCGCGGGCCCGGCCGGCTCCGCCCAGATCGAGCGGCTGATCAACGGCTACCTGGACAAGAAGCGCGTCCCGCACTGGGGCACCGACTTCGACGGCCGCTCCGACTACGGCCCGTTCATCGAGCAGGGCATCCCGGCGGGCGGCACCTTCACCGGCGCCGAGGGCCTCAAGACCGAGGAGCAGGCGGCCAAGGCGGGCGGCACGGCCAAGCAGCCCTACGACGCCAACTACCACGCGGCCGGTGACACCCTGAAGAACATCGACCGCAGGTACTTCGACCTCAACATCGACGTCATCGCGCACGCGGTCGGCACCTACGCCCAGGACCTGAGCTCGCTCAAGGGCTGA
- a CDS encoding S8 family serine peptidase gives MLMTSDSPRAVPGARRTARIAAAAGLVAALVAAGAAPVFAAQAADPTPAPVKSTPAKSPADPAAKLGAADEQRLAEAEAKGEKTVTVMVATAPGATGAVSHQLDSVPGATVGKTDDKLGYVRATLPTATAESTLKAAAKLPSVHGIDLKQEIQLDDPTPSADSAKGASAPRRSLSGSYPAPGKDTPAKNPYNPSFETGAVDFVKQHPKADGRGITIGVLDSGVDLGHPALQKTTTGERKIVDWVTATDPVADADGTWRRMNTAVSGPEFTFQGRTWKAPAGSYDVSLFSEKITAGGDAKGDVNRDGDTTDTWGVLYDPVAGTVRVDLNNNGDFTDDEAMKPYKDGYQVGYFGTDNPVTDVVERMPFTVEIRKNVKYDAAGHTSDYVNIGIIESEHGTHVAGITAANGLFGGKMSGAAPGAKIVSSRACNWSGGCTNIALTEGMIDLVTNRHVDIVNMSIGGLPALNDGNNARAELYKRLIDSYGVQLVISAGNSGPGVNTIGDPGLADHVISVGASISQETWAANYGSNVSKKYDMMPFSSRGPREDGGFTPTLSAPGAAINTTQTWLEGSPVKESGYSLPAGYSMLQGTSMASPQATGAAALLLSAAKQKHLDLAPADLRTALTSTAKHIKGVQAYAEGAGLIDIVDAWDAIEDGATAHEYSVKAPVKTAIDFALKTPGFGTGIYDREGGLKAGEKKTYDVTVTRTTGPDKAVKHKLSFKNNDGTFKVLGSDEVALALNTPVTVKVQAQPKSAGIHSAILEVNDKRTKGVDQQILATVIVAKPLAKPSYTFTDSSSVQRNSTKSYFVSVPAGAKALEVSMGALRSGSQTRFIAIHPYGVPVDETGTPNCYPNYDNPANKCRPDLRSYADPQPGVWEIEVESRRTSPYLDNPYKLDVALLGAAFDPAVKTVPEARIGTATPVEWKVTNGFAAIDGKLQGGSLGSAKVAKPTIKAGEVQTTTLTVGEGVERLDVAIGGVSDTAADLDLTVLKDGVQVGSSADGDSEEAVSLVKPAAGTYTIQVAGYAIPSGSTTYNYRDVYYAPSLGTVKVDDSKAVKLANGASATVGAQVLVSGAAPEGRQFFGDVKLVNARGTAAGTGSVVIEKVTP, from the coding sequence ATGCTGATGACCTCCGATTCGCCGCGCGCCGTACCCGGCGCTAGACGCACGGCCCGAATAGCGGCCGCGGCCGGCCTGGTGGCCGCGCTCGTCGCCGCCGGTGCCGCCCCCGTCTTCGCCGCCCAGGCGGCCGATCCGACGCCCGCTCCGGTGAAGTCCACCCCCGCCAAATCCCCGGCGGACCCGGCGGCCAAGCTCGGCGCGGCCGACGAGCAGCGGCTCGCCGAGGCCGAGGCCAAGGGCGAGAAGACCGTCACCGTGATGGTGGCGACGGCCCCCGGCGCCACCGGCGCCGTCTCGCACCAGCTCGACTCGGTGCCGGGCGCCACCGTCGGCAAGACCGACGACAAGCTCGGCTATGTGCGCGCCACCCTGCCGACCGCCACCGCGGAGTCGACCCTGAAGGCCGCCGCGAAGCTGCCCTCCGTCCACGGGATCGACCTCAAGCAGGAGATCCAGCTGGACGACCCGACCCCGTCGGCCGACAGCGCCAAGGGCGCGAGCGCCCCGCGCAGGTCGCTCTCGGGCTCGTACCCGGCGCCGGGCAAGGACACCCCCGCGAAGAACCCGTACAACCCGTCCTTCGAGACGGGCGCGGTCGACTTCGTCAAGCAGCACCCCAAGGCCGACGGCCGCGGCATCACCATCGGCGTCCTGGACTCCGGCGTGGACCTGGGCCACCCGGCGCTCCAGAAGACCACCACCGGCGAGCGCAAGATCGTCGACTGGGTCACCGCAACCGACCCGGTGGCCGACGCCGACGGCACCTGGCGCCGGATGAACACCGCCGTCTCCGGACCGGAGTTCACCTTCCAGGGCCGCACCTGGAAGGCCCCGGCGGGCTCGTACGACGTCAGCCTGTTCTCGGAGAAGATCACCGCGGGCGGCGACGCCAAGGGCGACGTGAACCGCGACGGCGACACCACCGACACCTGGGGCGTGCTCTACGACCCGGTCGCCGGTACCGTCCGGGTGGACCTCAACAACAACGGTGACTTCACCGACGACGAGGCCATGAAGCCGTACAAGGACGGCTACCAGGTCGGCTACTTCGGTACCGACAACCCGGTGACCGACGTCGTCGAGCGGATGCCGTTCACCGTCGAGATCCGCAAGAACGTGAAGTACGACGCGGCCGGGCACACCTCCGACTACGTCAACATCGGCATCATCGAGTCCGAGCACGGCACTCACGTCGCGGGCATCACCGCCGCGAACGGCCTGTTCGGCGGCAAGATGAGCGGCGCCGCCCCCGGCGCCAAGATCGTCTCCTCGCGGGCCTGCAACTGGTCCGGCGGCTGCACCAACATCGCGCTGACCGAGGGCATGATCGACCTGGTCACCAACCGCCACGTCGACATCGTCAACATGTCGATCGGCGGTCTGCCGGCGCTCAACGACGGCAACAATGCGCGCGCGGAGCTCTACAAGCGCCTGATCGACAGCTACGGCGTCCAGCTGGTCATCTCGGCCGGCAACTCGGGCCCCGGCGTCAACACCATCGGCGACCCGGGCCTGGCCGACCACGTCATCTCGGTCGGCGCCTCCATCTCGCAGGAGACCTGGGCGGCCAACTACGGCTCCAACGTGTCGAAGAAGTACGACATGATGCCGTTCTCCTCGCGCGGTCCGCGTGAGGACGGCGGCTTCACGCCGACCCTGTCGGCGCCGGGTGCCGCGATCAACACCACGCAGACGTGGCTGGAGGGCTCCCCGGTCAAGGAGTCGGGCTACTCGCTGCCGGCCGGCTACTCGATGCTCCAGGGCACCTCGATGGCCTCGCCGCAGGCGACGGGCGCCGCGGCACTGCTGCTCTCGGCCGCCAAGCAGAAGCACCTCGACCTGGCCCCGGCCGACCTGCGCACCGCGCTGACGTCGACGGCCAAGCACATCAAGGGTGTCCAGGCGTACGCCGAGGGCGCGGGCCTGATCGACATCGTCGACGCGTGGGACGCGATCGAGGACGGCGCCACGGCGCACGAGTACAGCGTCAAGGCGCCGGTGAAGACCGCGATCGACTTCGCGCTGAAGACGCCGGGCTTCGGCACCGGCATCTACGACCGCGAGGGCGGCCTCAAGGCGGGCGAGAAGAAGACGTACGACGTCACCGTCACCCGCACCACGGGCCCGGACAAGGCCGTGAAGCACAAGCTGTCGTTCAAGAACAACGACGGCACCTTCAAGGTCCTGGGCTCCGACGAGGTCGCGCTGGCGCTGAACACGCCGGTCACCGTCAAGGTGCAGGCGCAGCCGAAGTCGGCGGGCATCCACAGCGCGATCCTGGAGGTCAACGACAAGCGGACCAAGGGCGTGGACCAGCAGATCCTCGCCACCGTGATCGTCGCCAAGCCGCTGGCCAAGCCGTCGTACACCTTCACGGACTCGTCCTCGGTGCAGCGCAACAGCACCAAGTCGTACTTCGTGAGCGTCCCGGCGGGCGCCAAGGCTCTTGAGGTGTCCATGGGCGCGCTGCGCTCGGGCAGCCAGACCCGGTTCATCGCGATCCACCCCTACGGTGTGCCGGTCGACGAGACGGGGACGCCCAACTGCTACCCGAACTACGACAACCCGGCCAACAAGTGCCGCCCCGACCTGCGCTCCTACGCGGACCCGCAGCCCGGTGTGTGGGAAATCGAGGTCGAGTCGCGCCGTACGTCGCCGTACCTCGACAACCCGTACAAGCTGGATGTCGCGCTGCTCGGCGCCGCCTTCGACCCGGCCGTGAAGACCGTGCCGGAGGCCAGGATCGGCACCGCGACGCCGGTCGAGTGGAAGGTCACCAACGGCTTCGCCGCCATCGACGGCAAGCTCCAGGGCGGTTCGCTGGGCTCCGCGAAGGTCGCCAAGCCGACCATCAAGGCCGGTGAGGTCCAGACGACCACGCTGACCGTCGGCGAGGGCGTGGAGCGCCTCGACGTCGCCATCGGCGGCGTCTCGGACACCGCGGCCGACCTGGACCTGACGGTCCTCAAGGACGGCGTGCAGGTCGGCTCGTCCGCGGACGGCGACTCCGAGGAGGCCGTCAGCCTGGTGAAGCCGGCCGCCGGCACCTACACCATCCAGGTCGCGGGCTACGCGATCCCGTCCGGCTCGACCACGTACAACTACCGCGACGTGTACTACGCGCCGTCGCTCGGCACCGTCAAGGTCGACGACTCCAAGGCCGTCAAGCTCGCCAACGGCGCCTCGGCGACCGTCGGCGCGCAGGTCCTGGTGAGCGGCGCGGCCCCCGAGGGACGCCAGTTCTTCGGCGACGTCAAGCTGGTCAACGCGCGCGGCACCGCCGCGGGCACCGGCAGCGTCGTGATCGAGAAGGTCACGCCGTAA
- a CDS encoding VOC family protein: MTATTSTFRTGHIGLNVTDLDRSLGFYRDLLGFEVLSEGKEEGRRFALLGRAGQLSLTLWQQADGAFAPNRAGLHHLAFAVDTIEEVKAYESELRAYGVEFAYEGIVAHREGAASGGIFFHDPDGIRLEISAPLGADLAPAPSAAPTCGFF; this comes from the coding sequence ATGACGGCGACGACCAGCACGTTCCGCACCGGCCACATCGGCCTCAATGTGACCGACCTCGACCGCTCCCTCGGCTTCTACCGGGACCTCCTCGGCTTCGAGGTCCTGTCCGAGGGCAAGGAGGAGGGCCGCCGCTTCGCCCTCCTCGGCCGCGCCGGACAGCTCTCGCTCACCCTCTGGCAGCAGGCCGACGGCGCCTTCGCCCCGAACCGCGCCGGGCTGCACCACCTCGCCTTCGCCGTCGACACAATCGAGGAGGTGAAGGCGTACGAGAGCGAACTGCGGGCGTACGGCGTGGAGTTCGCGTACGAGGGGATCGTGGCGCACCGCGAGGGCGCGGCCTCCGGGGGGATCTTCTTCCACGATCCGGACGGGATCCGCCTGGAGATCTCGGCTCCCCTGGGCGCGGACCTGGCCCCCGCCCCGTCGGCGGCCCCCACCTGCGGCTTCTTCTAG
- a CDS encoding aspartate-semialdehyde dehydrogenase, whose protein sequence is MRVGIVGATGQVGGVMRSILAERKFPVDELRLFASARSAGSTLTWEGREITIEDASTADYTGLDIVLFSAGGATSRALAEKVAGQGAVVIDNSSAWRGDPEVPLVVSEVNPEAIKDRPKGIIANPNCTTMAAMPVLRPLHEEAGLTAMVATTYQAVSGSGLAGVAELHTQACAVAEAADQLAFDGDAVSFPSPGVYKRPIAFNVLPLAGSIVDDGSFETDEEQKLRNESRKILGIPELKVSGTCVRVPVFSGHSLQVNARFSRPIGVERAYELLRSAPGVELSEIPTPLEAAGKDASYVGRIRVDETVENGLALFLSNDNLRKGAALNAVQIAELVAEELRG, encoded by the coding sequence GTGAGGGTCGGAATCGTCGGAGCCACCGGACAGGTCGGCGGAGTCATGCGGAGCATCCTCGCCGAGCGGAAGTTCCCGGTCGACGAGCTGCGCCTGTTCGCCTCCGCGCGGTCCGCGGGCTCCACCCTCACGTGGGAGGGCCGCGAGATCACCATCGAGGACGCGTCCACGGCCGACTACACGGGCCTGGACATCGTGCTCTTCTCGGCGGGCGGCGCGACGTCGCGCGCGCTGGCGGAGAAGGTCGCCGGGCAGGGCGCGGTCGTGATCGACAACTCGTCGGCGTGGCGTGGGGACCCCGAGGTGCCGCTGGTCGTCTCCGAGGTGAACCCGGAAGCGATCAAGGACCGCCCCAAGGGGATCATCGCCAACCCGAACTGCACCACGATGGCCGCGATGCCGGTCCTGCGGCCGCTCCACGAGGAGGCCGGGCTGACCGCGATGGTCGCCACGACCTACCAGGCCGTGTCGGGCTCGGGCCTGGCGGGCGTGGCGGAGCTGCACACCCAGGCGTGCGCGGTGGCCGAGGCGGCGGACCAGCTCGCCTTCGACGGGGACGCGGTGTCGTTCCCGTCCCCCGGCGTCTACAAGCGGCCGATCGCCTTCAACGTGCTGCCGCTGGCCGGGTCGATCGTGGACGACGGGTCGTTCGAGACGGACGAGGAGCAGAAGCTCCGCAACGAGTCCCGCAAGATCCTCGGCATCCCGGAGCTGAAGGTGTCCGGCACGTGCGTACGGGTCCCGGTCTTCTCGGGCCACTCGCTCCAGGTGAACGCGCGGTTCTCGCGGCCGATCGGGGTGGAGCGGGCGTACGAGCTGCTGCGCTCGGCGCCGGGGGTGGAGCTGTCGGAGATTCCTACGCCGCTGGAGGCGGCGGGCAAGGACGCGTCGTATGTGGGGCGGATCCGGGTGGACGAGACCGTGGAGAACGGTCTCGCGCTGTTCCTCTCCAACGACAACCTCCGTAAGGGGGCTGCGCTGAACGCGGTGCAGATCGCGGAGCTGGTGGCGGAGGAGCTGCGCGGCTAG
- a CDS encoding CGNR zinc finger domain-containing protein, translating to MSAPDPRPLTGEPVSLDLLNTRWMRDGERQDLLASEGGLAVWLAANGLDARFPADEAALGPLLRAREALLRAVESPGDPAATAYVDAILEHGRIRATLSAEGPGERAEFADPAWGPAWTAARDYLDLLRTAPDRIRACAHDACILHFFDVSRNGTRRWCSMAGCGNRAKASRHYARTREG from the coding sequence ATGTCCGCGCCCGATCCGCGTCCGCTCACCGGAGAGCCCGTCTCCCTCGACCTGCTGAACACACGGTGGATGCGCGACGGGGAGCGGCAGGACCTGCTGGCCTCGGAAGGCGGGCTGGCCGTCTGGCTCGCCGCCAACGGCCTCGACGCGCGCTTCCCCGCCGACGAGGCCGCGCTCGGGCCGCTGCTGCGGGCCCGGGAGGCGCTGCTGCGGGCTGTGGAGTCCCCCGGCGACCCCGCGGCGACGGCGTACGTCGACGCGATCCTCGAACACGGCCGTATTCGCGCCACTTTGTCCGCCGAGGGGCCGGGCGAGCGCGCCGAGTTCGCCGATCCGGCCTGGGGGCCCGCCTGGACGGCCGCGCGCGACTACCTCGATCTGCTGCGCACCGCGCCGGACCGGATCCGCGCCTGCGCCCATGACGCGTGCATCCTGCACTTCTTCGACGTCTCACGGAACGGGACCCGGCGCTGGTGCTCGATGGCGGGGTGCGGCAACCGAGCGAAGGCGTCCCGTCACTACGCCCGCACACGCGAGGGCTGA
- a CDS encoding pyridoxamine 5'-phosphate oxidase family protein — protein sequence MTVPTPYHPGSRAVQDRVGVREAADHVGRAIGPGIRPVAAAFLELQPMLVLGAADEGGRMWASLLTGRPGFVRATGTHQISVTGGPAGSDPLAGVLAAGSGPVGTIALDPRTRRRMRLNGTARPTPRGLAVEAEQVFSNCPKYLQHREIEAYEEGQGEAGAVRRGEKLTSAQEEFVRAADTFFIATTAPDGVDASHRGGNPGFVHVTSPTGLEWRDYPGNSMFLTLGNLEADPRAGLLLVDWTHGTTLQLSGTARTAFSAGERTVRFTVERVVESPGASPLRWSAPDYSPANPAG from the coding sequence ATGACCGTGCCCACCCCCTACCACCCCGGTTCCCGGGCCGTGCAGGACCGTGTCGGCGTCCGGGAGGCCGCCGACCACGTGGGGCGCGCGATCGGCCCCGGCATCCGGCCGGTCGCCGCCGCCTTCCTCGAACTCCAGCCGATGCTGGTGCTCGGCGCCGCGGACGAGGGCGGCCGGATGTGGGCCTCGCTGCTGACCGGTCGCCCCGGGTTCGTCCGGGCCACCGGGACCCACCAGATCTCGGTCACGGGCGGCCCCGCCGGGAGCGACCCCCTCGCCGGGGTCCTGGCGGCCGGGAGCGGCCCCGTCGGCACGATCGCGCTCGACCCGCGCACCCGGCGCCGGATGCGGCTCAACGGCACGGCCCGCCCGACCCCGCGCGGCCTCGCAGTCGAGGCCGAGCAGGTCTTCTCGAACTGCCCCAAGTACCTCCAGCACCGCGAGATCGAGGCGTACGAGGAGGGGCAAGGCGAGGCCGGTGCCGTGCGGCGCGGGGAAAAACTCACCTCCGCCCAGGAGGAGTTCGTCCGCGCCGCCGACACCTTCTTCATCGCGACCACCGCGCCGGACGGCGTGGACGCCAGCCACCGGGGCGGCAACCCCGGCTTCGTGCACGTCACTTCGCCCACCGGTCTGGAGTGGCGCGACTACCCCGGCAACTCCATGTTCCTCACCCTCGGCAACCTGGAGGCCGACCCGCGCGCCGGGCTGCTCCTCGTGGACTGGACGCACGGCACCACGCTCCAGCTCTCGGGCACGGCCCGCACCGCGTTCTCGGCGGGGGAGCGCACGGTCCGCTTCACCGTCGAGCGGGTGGTGGAATCGCCGGGGGCGAGCCCGCTGCGGTGGTCCGCGCCCGACTACTCACCGGCCAACCCCGCGGGGTGA